AACGTGCTGAGGTTCTCTTTCAATCCTATTAAGGTTCTATTTTACAAAGGCAGATGAATAAGAAATACGGAAGTAGTTGCAATGCCTTTCAATCCTATTAAGGTTCTATTTTACTTCCTGTTTATAGTGTGTATGCTGTCCGTATCACAATACTTTCAATCCTATTAAGGTTCTATTTTACCATAATCCGATCCTATCGATTCAAGCCATGATGGAATCTTTCAATCCTATTAAGGTTCTATTTTACAAATTTAGTCTTATGTTTTTCCTTATGCTTCAATTCACTTTCAATCCTATTAAGGTTCTATTTTACTAGTGCCTGTTTGATTGCCGACATCCACTATTGAACTTTCAATCCTATTAAGGTTCTATTTTACAGCTTATCACGAGTGCGACTTCAAACGTTCTTTCATCTTTCAATCCTATTAAGGTTCTATTTTACTCTCCATCCCCGAGTTCCTGAGGATACTGAACTCAAGGCCTTTCAATCCTATTAAGGTTCTATTTTACTACAGATGCCCTTTTGTATGCTTTTGTATCTGCCCTCTTTCAATCCTATTAAGGTTCTATTTTACAAAGAAACGTTTGTTCATACGCTAATGCTTATATATCTTTCAATCCTATTAAGGTTCTATTTTACTCAAGTTATTATGTATTGACTGATTACATCGATATACTTTCAATCCTATTAAGGTTCTATTTTACTAAATACTCGCCAACGCCCTCTTTTTCCACTTTTAGACTTTCAATCCTATTAAGGTTCTATTTTACAAAATCGTGTGCTACTGGATTTATCAGCCGATTATCCTTTCAATCCTATTAAGGTTCTATTTTACCTGTAGAGTCATCGCAACAATAGACAAAACAGTAATCTTTCAATCCTATTAAGGTTCTATTTTACTTTATGTCCTTCTTCCAGAGCGTCATGGCGAACTTCACCTTTCAATCCTATTAAGGTTCTATTTTACTTAGAGCCGTCTAAATTTATTATTTCACTCATGATTTCTTTCAATCCTATTAAGGTTCTATTTTACTGATATCATTAGCTACATTGACTGTTCCTACAGTATTCTTTCAATCCTATTAAGGTTCTATTTTACCAATCACCACGACACGCATTTTCCGATGCCTCAATATCCTTTCAATCCTATTAAGGTTCTATTTTACCCAGAGGATGTAGTCCAGTGTAGTCCAGTGGCTACACCTTTCAATCCTATTAAGGTTCTATTTTACTGTTTCAGGCGACGTCATATTCACAGGGTCATCGGACTTTCAATCCTATTAAGGTTCTATTTTACTGAAGAAGCTACTGGTTTTGCCTCTGCCGTGTTTCCACTCTTTCAATCCTATTAAGGTTCTATTTTACCCGGTAGTATAGATCCCATTAATACTATATTATTTTTTGGTACGGAATTAGTAAAATGTACAGAACTCATGAACATATAGTAAGTATATAAAGGATCTATACATCTCTGAAAATATAAAAGGGGCGGTAATTTCAGAACAATAATATCCGATTTATAGAGCAGATCCATAGAAATAAAGGAACTTATAATGTCTCATGCTAGAGAAGAATATGCATCAGAAAAGCTTCGAAAATATTGTAGGCGATATTTCATAATAATTACTTGATGTCCGCTCATTTTTCTAAAGAAGGGATGCATTAGAGAAGGACTCGCTATCTTTGAAATGGGCATAAGAGAATTAGATGATTGAGATATTGTGATTCTATATAGCTTCAAAAGAATATCATTTGCCCTAGGTAGAGCTGGTGAACATCTTTATACAAGATGGTTTAGATAAACATTATTCTTCATAACTGATAGAATGTACAAACTAGACGAAGAGATAAGGAATAGATCACCAAATACTGATCTTCTGCTATGCATCATCCACGCATCGAAGAACTCTGAATCCGAGATGATGGAGTCAGAGAAAACGTCTGCAGGCGTAACAGCTTAAGGGATCTCTCATTTCAGAAACTGGGAGAGGACGCGCTTCTGAAATTAAATGAACTCAAATTCCTTTGGGGGAGCACTATCCAGGGTAGGCATATAGTATGGAGATGAATCTGAACCATCTGCCCGCCTATTTCGAGTATTCTCAGGCAATAAGGAAATCTATGAATAGCAACAATACTATCGAAAGGATGGACATGAAGATTAGACGAAGCATAAAGAGCATAGACTCCTTTTAACGGAGGAATTAGACATGAGAATAATACACCTCAGAGTCGCAGAGCTAAATTAGAAATAGTAGCACACGGTTATGAACGGATATTCTTAATGCAAAGTAAGTTAATATAATTGTTTAGTGAGAGGTATACCTAAACTTACATAGAATTTGAGACACTATCTTGGAGGACTACTGAGCATCTTTTATTGAATAGAAAAGACCGAATAATGAAAAATTTAATATATCAATTAGTGACAAATTATATCATCTTTTTGTTAATATAATATGCATTTGTATTTGATGATTAAATTATAATCAAATAATTCATTATATCTACGATAATGTTTAAGTATAGCTTACTAATAATATATTAGTATGGACTATTATTCAAAATTAATAATTTCAAACGATTTTAATAAATTAATTGTAGAATTGCAGAATTCGCATATCAATTTTAATAAAGATGAAATCTCATTGCCCATTTCATTTAACGTTTCGGATTATGATGGAAATGGAAATATTAAAGTCCTAGAAAATGAAAACGCGATAAATCTAGTTCCTGAATTAGGATATGAATATATACGTGATGGCAACCGTTTAATTAGTGGCTATGATGAGAGCTTAATAAGCATACCTGCCCTAGAAGGTATTGCATTTATGTTTGCTCATAGTTTAGTCATTCTAAACGCAGAAAAGTATATACCTATAGTAAAATTGTCTCTTAATTTTTATACCAGATCTAGAGCTTTAATCAGTAATTCGACCTTAATAAAATATGCAGAAGACGCTTCTGTTGATTCTAAAAAAGATTATGTTCGCGATAAGAGTGATTTACTGATAAATTTCGCTCATCATGATTCTATTATATTAATTGATGGACCACTTATAGGTGGTCAGGTAAGCGATTCCAATATAGATCTTAATCGAAAACTGTTGAAGAAGGGGATAATACCGGTATATATTGTTAAAAATTCTAATAGTTCATTAATAGTTGATAATCTATATAATGGACAGTATAATTCAGACTTCGAATTTGCATTTAAAACATTAAAAAAGGGACAGAGAACTAGCTTATATCATTATCAAGATATGTATAGTAAAGATAAAAATAAAATTTTTACTTATATAAAACCATACAGCAATGTAAGTCCGATTAGACTCGAATTACATGAAACTACCTATAAATTGTATGAGTCCGAATTAAATAATATATTTGATTCCATATATTATTTATTTCTCGCCCAGGGAAATAGTAGCAACCCTCAACCAAGAATAGTGGCTATTGCTGAGGCATATGCCCGGGAAGTTTTAAGGGCAATAGACGTAAACGACATTATATTTAAATCTGGGCTAATTCCCACGATGAATTATACCAGATTTGGATGGTGAAGAAATGC
The Thermoplasma sp. Kam2015 genome window above contains:
- a CDS encoding DNA double-strand break repair nuclease NurA, which translates into the protein MDYYSKLIISNDFNKLIVELQNSHINFNKDEISLPISFNVSDYDGNGNIKVLENENAINLVPELGYEYIRDGNRLISGYDESLISIPALEGIAFMFAHSLVILNAEKYIPIVKLSLNFYTRSRALISNSTLIKYAEDASVDSKKDYVRDKSDLLINFAHHDSIILIDGPLIGGQVSDSNIDLNRKLLKKGIIPVYIVKNSNSSLIVDNLYNGQYNSDFEFAFKTLKKGQRTSLYHYQDMYSKDKNKIFTYIKPYSNVSPIRLELHETTYKLYESELNNIFDSIYYLFLAQGNSSNPQPRIVAIAEAYAREVLRAIDVNDIIFKSGLIPTMNYTRFGW
- a CDS encoding transposase produces the protein MNLNHLPAYFEYSQAIRKSMNSNNTIERMDMKIRRSIKSIDSF